The DNA window GCGGCGATCCGAGCCACCCCCTTCCACATGCCCAGCCCGGCTTCGGCCCGCTTCATCCGCCAACGCAAGAGGGGCTGCAGGTCGACCGGAAGCAGCGCGGCTTCGTGCCCCCAGTATTCGAAGAGCTCGCGCCGCCGGTACGCCATGGCGTCGAGGACAGAAGGGTCGTACGGGCCAAGACGCGAGTACGTCGGCAGGTAGTGGGCACGTGCAAGGACGTTGACACTGTCGATCTGAAAGAGGCCCGTGTGCTGAAGGATCCGCCGGATGTGGCGCCGGTCCACCGACGCCGTAGGCCGCTGCCGCGACGGGCCGTGACCGCCCAGACCCTGCGCGGCGATGGCGATGCGGCGCGCCTGCGCGAGGGTCACGCTTTGCCGTTGCACCGGCGCATCGTGTCAGGCTGTGCCCATGGCTTCGTCATCAGATAGCGGAGAGGCCGCCGCAGAGGCGGTCGCCAGCGACAACAGCGGCAAGCTCGGCCACAAGCTCCTGGCCGGCGTCGGCGCCGCGGCCACCGCCGCGGTAGCACGCAAGGCGCTGACCAGCGGCTGGAAGAAGGCCACCGGCAACGAGCCGCCCGCCGATCCGGCGAATCCCGACGTCCGCTGGCACGAAGCCGCCGGCTGGGCAGCGGCGTCAGCCGCCGTTGTCGCGGTGGCGCGGCTGGTCGCCCAGCGGCGCGTCGCGGCCACCTGGCGCCGGGCCTCGGGAGTCCTTCCACCCGGAATGGCAGACGAGCAGAACAAGTGAGCGGCGATCGGCCCGACGCCGAATCGGTCGCGTACGCCGGGGTCGCCGGGCAGGCCGAGCTGTTGCGCTCCGGCGCGATCACTGCGGTCGAACTGGTCTCGCTGCTGCTGGAGCGGATTGTTCGGTTCGAGCCGACGCTCAACGCGTTCCGACTGGTGCTCGGTGAGGAGGCGCTCGCTGCGGCAGCCGCCGCCGACGCCGCACGCCGGGACGGCGACCCGCGCGAACTGCTCGGCGTACCGATCGCCCTGAAGGACAACATTGCCCTGGTCGACACGGCGTCGAGATACGGCACCGGTTCACCCGAGCCGACGGCCGCCGCAGATGACGAGCTCGTCCGGCGGATCCGTGCCGCGGGGATGATCATCATCGGCAAGACCCACATGCCCGAGCTGGCGATGTGGGCGGCGACCGAGTCCCGCCACCACGGCATCAGCCGCAACCCGTGGGACCTCAGCTACGTGCCGGGCGGGTCGAGCGGCGGCTCGGCGGCCGCAGTCGCGGCGGGGCTGGTGCCGGCGGCGCACGCGACGGACGGCCTCGGTTCGATCCGGATACCGGCGTCATGCTGCGGGCTGGTGGGCCTCAAGCCGACACGTGACCTGCTACCGGCGGCACCGCACTGGCACGGGATGTCCCACGCCGGGTTCGTGACCAGATCGGTGCGTGACACCGCGTTGCTGATCGACAACCTGGCCGAGGGATCGCCCAGGCTCGTCGAGGCGATCGCGGCGGCGCCTGCGTCGTTGCGGATCGCGACCTCGCTCAAGGGAGCCTCCCCGGCCCGGGCACACCCCGAGATCCGTGCCGCCCATCAGCGCGTGGCGACGATCCTCGCCGATTTGGGCCACACCCTCGTGGAGCGGGATCCGTCGTACGGCGCGGCGCTGGCCACCGCCAACTCGCTGCGCTACCTCGGTGGCGTCGCGCAGGACCTCGCCGCACTGGCCGACCCGCATGCGACCGAGCGACGCACTCGGGAGCTGGCCGCGCTCGGTCGCCGGATCCCGGCACGTGCCATCACGTGGGCGCGCACGACCGGAGACGATTTCGGGGCGCGGATGGCGGCCTTCTTCGACGACGTCGACCTGCTCATGACGCCGACGATGCCGGTGCTGCCGCGACGGGCGGGCGAGCTCAGCCGGCGCGGGGCGCTTCGCACCCTCCCGCTGATGTTGCCGTGCGCGGCGTACACCGGGGCGTGGAACGCGGCCGGCCTGCCGGCGATGAGCGTGCCAGCCGCGACGACCGCGGGCGGGCTGCCGATCGGCGTACAGCTGATCGGGCCGAGCGGCGGCGAGGATCTGCTCGTCGGAGTCGCTGCTGCCCTCGAGTCAGTGATCGGATGGACCGACCGGCGCGTCGTCTCGCCCGAGGCACCAGCCCGGTTAGCGTGAGTGGTGTGCAACGAGGGGGCGCCGTCCGGACACTCGCGGCGATCCCGAACCTCGACGCGCTGTTCACGGCCCGGCTGCATCAGGGTGTGAAGTCGGCGCTGGCTGACGAGCAGGGCGCGGTCGTATTCAACGCGCCGCCGGTCGGCGCGTGGACCGTCGGCTTCGACCACGGCCGGGTGCACCTCTCGCGCGGCCGCGCCCGCAACGCGCGGGCCGTGATCACGGCCGACCCCTCGACGCTGGCCTCCGTTCTCGAGGGCCAGATCTCCGGCGTCGCGGCCTACCTCGACCACGGGCTGACGGTGCGCGGTGATCTCGCGCTGGCGCTTCAGATGGACGGCGCGTTCGACGTCGGTGAACGGCCGTCCAGCCACCCGGTCATCAAGGCGGCGAACGTGCTCGGCGCTCGTGCGTCGTACCTGGAAGCCGGCCCGGCTGACGCGCCGCCGGTGATCCTCATCCACGGTCTCGGCGCGACGAACGCCTCGATGCTGCCGCTGGTGCCGGACCTCGCGCGGGACCACCGGGTGCTGGCGCCGGACTTCCCCGGGTTCGGCGCCTCCGACGCGCCGAGGTGGCGCTACCGGCCGGGTGACCTCGCCACCTGGATCAACGCGTTCGCGGACAACGTGGGCGCGCGTCGGCCCAGCCTCATCGGCAACTCACTCGGCGGGCGGGTCGCCCTCGAGGTCGGGATGACCACGCCGGAGGCGGTCGACCGGTTGGTGCTGCTGTGTCCGTCTCCAGCCTTCCGCCGCTTCCGGGAGTTCGCCCCGCTCGTGCGGCTGGTGCCGCCGGAGGCGCTGGTCGCGCCGGTGGTTCTGCCGCACCGTGCGGTGGTGACCGTCATCCGCACGTTGTTCGCCGACCCGGAACGGCTGCCGCGCCCGTGGTACGACTCGGCTGCCGACGAGTTCATCCGGGTCATGCGCGACTACCGGCATCGGCGGGCGTTCTTCGCCGCGATGCGCCAGATCTATCTCGACGAGCCGTACGGCGAGGACGGGTTCTGGGACCGGCTTCCGGCGCTCGGCGCGCCGTCGCTGTTCGTGTGGGGCGACCGCGACTGGCTCGTGCCCTTCGCGTTCGCCGAGCATGTCACCCGGGCGCTGCCGCAGGCGGAGTCCGTCGTACTCCCCGACTGCGGCCACGTCCCCCAGTTCGAGTTCCCCGACGAGACCACGAACCTGATCCGCACCTTCCTCTCCGCCTGAACCTGACCCACGCCCCCGCCGCGGCCCCCGCGCCCTGCCGCCCAGCAACGCTCCGTTGCCGCGGCTGGTCCCCCAGCAACGCTCCGTTACCTGGGAAATCCCCCAGCAACGCAGCGTTACCCAGGGAATCCCCCAGCAACGCAGCGTTGCTGGTCAGGCGGCGGTACGCCGGACAACCTCGACGCCGGGCGGGAGCCCTTGGCCGGCATGACGTCGGTAGCAAGCCTCGAGTTCGGCAAGCACCGCACGAGGCTCGCGAGCGATACGCCGAGGCGAGTTGTGCAAGACGACCAGTCCTGCCACCACCATCGCGTCGTTTCGTCGCTGCATGTCTTCGAAGAGGTCCTCGGCCTCGTGGTACTTGCGGCCGTTCGTCTCATGCACCACACCCGCGTCCTCGAAGAGCGCATCCGGGCTGACGAGCTGACCACCGGGCAAACGCAGCAGGCTGTTCCACAGCGGCGTCGGAAGGATGCGGCTGCTTCTGATCAGGACGCGTACGTCGTCCTCCGGCAGTGAGCGCACCCCACTGCCCAACCGCTCGATCACCCGCACCAGCCGCGGGCGGCCCCGCGACGGTCCCTCCACCGCCTCGACGCCCAACGCCTCGAGTCCGACCAGGCCGCGCTGGACCGCGGCCGCCGAGACAGCGAGCGCCTCCCGCGCGTCACCATGGCGCAAGACGAACTCCGCGAGGGCACGCTCAGGCGGGACAACCGGAAAGCCGTCGACCGTACGCGGGCGCGGCAGCCGCGTGGTCCGCCGTACCGAGAGGAAGTCGCGCGACGTACGCCGCACCTCGTCAGGCACGAGCACCCGAACGAAGGGATCCGAGGGCAAGCCAGTCAGGCCATGGAGGTCGAGGGCGTCGAGATCGGTGAGCATCCCCTGCGGGCCCGCCCGCAACAGAGCTGCCCGCCGCCGCTGCGCGATGGTCGCCGGTCCTGGTCCGGTGAGGTAGACACCCGGAAGAAGCACGGCCCAGTGGCGGCCGAGCTTCGTCCGCAGCTCCTCCTCACTGAGCTGAAGCAACGCCTGGCTGCGGGTGATCAACCCGCCCTGGCTGCGGGCAACGTGGTCGTCGAAGTAGGTCATGCCTCGACCATGACCTTGCCGCCACCGTCGACCGCCGGACGCAGCATCGGCGGTGCACAGCAACGGCCCGTTGCCGGGCCTGTGGACCAGCAACGGCGCGTCACCCCACCCGATACCCCAGCAACGCAGCGTTGCTGGGGGGGGGGGGGGACGGGGGAAACGACGGCTCGAGGGGAGACGGTGAGGGTCAGGGGTGGAGGTCTTGGGTGATCGCCGCGCCGAGGCGACGGGTCTGCCGGGCGTTGAGCGAGGCGCTGGCCAGCGCCCCCGCGAGCATCGGCAGGACCGACGCCGCGTTCTCGCCGGCCCGTTTCATCACCCGCCGGCGCAAGGCGCGCCGCGTCGCCCCGGTGAGCAGACCGGACACGCCGCCACCGCCGGCGGCCCGTTCGAGCGCCCGCCCGCGAGTCCACGCCCCGAGGTACGCCGCGGCGCGCACCGCCGGCGTACCGGTCGCGGCACGCCCGTAGACCTCGTGCAGCTCGGCCACCAGCTTCAGCTCCACCGCGATCACCGCCACGGTCTCCGCGGCGACCTGCACCGGCGAGGACAGCAGCAGCGGCGGCGCCGCGAACTCCAGCGACGACACGACGCCCGCTGCGGCGCCGATCGCCGAGGTGGTGCGTACGGCGCTGTCGGTCAACGCGCTCGCCAGCTCGTCACCGAGCAGCCCACCGTGATGCGCCGAAAGGGTCGGAAGGTCACGTATCGGGACGTGCGGCGCAAGCTCGGCCACGGTGTCGGTGAGCCATTGCCCGCTCGCGACCGCGGCGGCGCCGGCCCGGCGGGCGCTCGCACCCAGAGAGAGGCCAAGCCGCCGGAGCAACGCGGCGCGCCCGCGTCGGTCCAGCGGCGTGTTGTCGAGGAGTCGCGCGATCACACCCGGCGCGTCGGCGCCGGGGTCGTCGGCAGGCTCGCCTGAGCTCAGGCCGCGCACTCCGCGCAGATGCCCTTTTTCTCGTCGACGAGCTGGCTGCGGTGGCGGACCAGGAAGCAGCGGCGGCAGGTGAACTCGTCGGCCTGCTTCGGTACGACGCGCACGGTCAGCTCTTCACCGGACAGGTCGGCGCCGGGCAGCTCGAGGGATTCGGCGAGGTCGGCCTCATCGACGTCGACCGCGCCGGCCTGCGCATCGCGGCGAGCCTTCAGCTCCTCGATGCTGTCTTCGGTGGCCTCGTCATCAGTAGCTCTTGGAGTGTCGTAGTCAGTCGCCATCGCCTTGTCCTGCCATCCCTGCGTCTCTGGGAACACTGAGTGCTTCGAAAAGCACCGTCATCGGAAAACATCGAGTCTTCGTGGGAACCACAACGCTCCAGCGGCCGATTTATGCCCGCCGGCCGTGCTGTCGTTCATCCCGTGCGGGCCGCACGTTACCTGATCGTGCTGACGAAGTGGCGGTCCGGCGGTTAAGACTTGGCCACGCTTAGGGCAGGATGCCTGCGACAAAGGAGAGCCGCGTGGCCATCTATGCCCTCGGCGATCGCGTCCCGACGATCGCCGACACCGCTTACATCCACCCCGACGCGACGGTGATCGGTGCGGTCACGATCGGTGAATACTCCAGCGTTTGGCCCGCTTCCGTGCTGCGCGGCGACTACGGCGAGATCACGATCGGCGACCGTACGTCGATCCAGGACGGCACCGTCATCCACGCCACCCACGACCTGTTCACCCACGTCGGCAGCGACTGTGTGATTGGTCACAACGCCCATCTCGAGGGCTGCACCATCGAAGACAAGTCACTGGTCGGGTCCGGCTCGATCGTGCTGCACCGCGCGGTTGTGCGCTCGGGCGGCCTGGTCGGCGCCGGCGCGGTGGTGTCGAACGGCACCGAGGTCCCGAGCGGCGCGATGGCGCTGGGCATCCCCGCCAAGATCAAGCCCGACTCGGTAACGCCGGAGTTCATCCAGCTCGCCGTCGACGTGTACGTCGAGAACGCCAAGCGCTACCCCACACTGCTGCGCCGCCTCGACTGAACCGGCCGCTACAGCAGTTTGCGCATGGCCTTGCGATCGGTCTTGAACACGCTCGTCAGCGGGATCGCGTCGACGATGCGGACCTCCCGCGGGTATTTCGCCTTGTTGATGTGCCCGCGCGCCCACTCCACGAGGGCGGCAGCGTCCACCGCGGCGCCCGGGCGCAGCTGCACGAAGGCGACGACCTCTTCGCCGTACGTCGGATCCGGCTTGCCGACCACCCCGCACGCGACGACGTCGGGATGGGTGAGCATCGCGTCCTCGATGTCGCGCGGGTAGACGTTGATGCCGCCACGGATGATCAGGTCCTTGAGCCGGTCGACGACGTAGAGGTAGCCGTCGGCGTCGAGGCGTCCGACGTCACCGGTGTGCAGCCAGCCGTCACGGATCGTCTCGGCGGTGGCCTCCGGAGAACGCCAGTAGCCGGTCATCAGGACCGGGCCACGCACGCAGATCTCACCGTCCTCGCCGGTCTCCGCGACGGTGCCGTCCGGCTTCTCGAGGCGCAGCTCGACGCCGGGCACCGGGATGCCCACGGCGCCCGCCCGCACCGCACCCGGCGGCGACGAGGAGATCAACGCCGCCGTCTCGGTCATGCCGTAGCCCTCCATGACCTCGACGTCCGGCAGCCGCCGGGCCAGCTCGGCGCGCGTCTCGGCGAGCAGCGGGGCGCCACCGCTCGTCAGCCGTCGCAGCGAGGACAGGTCGTACTCCTCGAGCGGGAGCGACAACAGCATCTGCAGCATCGAGGGCACGACCGCGCCGAGCGTCACCCGGTGCTTGACCGCGAGCTCCACCCAGCCGGCCGGGTCGAACCAGCGCATCAGTATCGAGTCACTCGGTTCGGGAGCGTGCAGGCCCAGCGTCGAGACGAGCAGTCCGTACGCGTGCGACAGCGGGAGCGGCGTCAGCGCGACGTTGAGCTCCGGGTCGTGTGACCGCGTCACCGCCGCCCATGCCGCCGCCGACATCGCGTCGTGGCTGAGCATGACGCCCTTCGACCGGCCCGTGGTGCCACCCGTGTAGAGCAGCGCCGCCATCTCCGCGGGGTCGCGCTCGACCAGCGTCCCCTCCTCGGCGGACTCCAGCTCGGCGTAGGACAGCGTGCCGGCAGCCTCGCCCGTGGCGAGGATCACCCCGCGGAGGGTGTCGAGGCCAGCACCGGCCGCCTGCACCTTCGCCAGGAAGTCCGGGGTGGTGACGACGAAGGCCGCCGCGCTGTCGGCCAGCACGTGGCGCAACTCGTCGTCGGAGAGCAGGAACAGCACCGGCGTGGTGACGCCCCCCGCCCGCCAGATCGCGTTGTAGGCGATCCCGACCTCCGGGCAGTTCGCCATGCACAGGACGACCCGATCCCCCGGCTGCAGGCCGGCGGTGACCAGCCCTTGGGCAAGGCGGCGGGTACGCCGGGCGAGCTCGCCACTGGTGTGGGTCTCGCCCTCGAAGATCAGCAGCGCATCCGGCCCGAGCCGCTGCCAGGACTGCTCCGCCAGCTGTTGCAGGCTCGTGCCGGTGGGCTTGGTCGCAAGCTCGACTGCCATGCCGATACTGTGCCACCGAACATCATTCGGCTCGCACCGTGAGGTCACCGTGGACTTCCGAGACACCCCAGAAGAGGCCAAGTTCCGCGCCGAGCTGCGTGCCTGGCTGGAAAGCGCACTGCCGGCGGGCTGGGCCGACCAGGCACCGACCGTCGGACGCTGGAACGAAGCCGACAGCCGCGCCTGGAGCAAGAAGCTCTACGACGCGGGGTACGTCGGCATCACCTGGCCCAAGGAGTACGGCGGCGGCGGCCACCCGCACGAGTTCCAAGGGATCTTCCTCGAGGAGAGCGCCCGCGCCAGCGCCCCCGACCACATCGGCGGCATCGGGCTCGGCATGGCCGGCCCGACGATCATCGCCTGGGGCAGCGACGAGCAGAAGAAGCGCTACCTCGCACCACTGCTGTCGGGTGAGGAGGTGTGGTGCCAGGGCTTCTCCGAGCCGGGTAGCGGTTCGGACATGGGCGCGGCAAAGACCCGCGCCGTTCTCGACGGCGACGAGTGGGTGGTCAACGGCCAGAAGGTGTGGTCGAGCTGGGCGCACATCGCCGACTGGTGCATCCTCGTCGTCCGCACCGACCCTGAGGCCGAGAAGCACCGCGGGCTGTCGTTCCTGCTCGTCGACATGCACTCCCCCGGCGTCGAGGTGCGTCCGCTGCGCCAGATCACCGGAGACCCGGAGTTCAACGAGATCTTCTTCACCGACGTACGCGTCCCCCGCGATTCGATGCTCGGGCAGCCCGGCGAGGGCTGGAACGTCGCGATGACGACGCTGCTGCACGAGCGCGGCACGCTCGGGTTCGCGCTGACCGCAGGCCTGGAAAAGGCCGTCAACCGGCTGGTCCAGCTGGCGAAGGAGACCGGGCCGGACGGCACGCGACCCGCTGACGATCCGGTGGTGCGCGACCAGATCGCGCAGTTCTGGATCGACCTGCAAGGCCTGCGCTTCACCAACTACCGCGCGCTGACCGCGCTGCAGAAGACCGGCGTACCGGGGCCGGAGGGGTCGATGGCGAAGCTGCACTGGAGCGAGACGAACCAGCGGCTGACGTCCTTCGCCCAGAACCTGCTCGGCCTCACCGCTCAGCTCGACGGCGAGGGCGCCGTCTGGGACGGGTTCTGGACCTACAACCAGCTGCGCAGCCGCGGCAACACCATCGAGGCGGGGACGTCGGAGATCCTCCGCAACATCATCGCGGAGCGGGTCGTCGGCCTGCCGAAGTCACGATAAGGACCCCGGGACATGGACTTCGCATTCTCATCCGACCAGGAGCTGTTGCGCGCGGCGGCTCGCGACTATCTCGCCGACCGGTGCCCGGTCGAGCGCGTGGTCGAGCTCGCAGAGTCCCCGGAAGGGACCGATCCTGCCGACTGGAAGGCGATCGCCGACCTCGGCTGGCTCGACCCCGAGCTCGGGCTGCTCGAGCACGCCGTGATCGCTGAGGAGACCGGCTACGCGCTGCTGCCGACCCCCTGGTGGTCGACGGTGGCCCTGACGTGGCCGTTGCTCGACGACGAGCTACGTGATGCGGTCGGCTCGGGTGAGCGCAGCGTCACGCTCGCCTGGGCGGAGCAGGGCGGTCCCGCGACGATCGCCGCCGCGGCCGCGGGCAGCGCGACGTCGGCGGCCGGCACACAGCTGACCGGCACCAAGGTGAACGTGCCTGACCTCACGAGCGTCACCGACGTCATCGTCGTCGCCGCCGATGGCCTGTACGCCGTCGACGTCGCCGCGAACCCTGGTGTCGTGATCGGCCGCTCGACGATCGACAAGACCCGCCGGCTCGGCGAGCTGCACCTCGACGGCACGCCGGCTCGCAAGCTCGACGCCTCGCTCGGCACCCTCACCGAGGTACGCCGGCGGGCGATCGCCCTTGCGGCGTGCGAGGCGACGGGCGTCGGGCAGCGTGCGCTCGACATCGCCGCGGCGTACACGAAGGAGCGCCAGCAGTTCGGACGCATCATCGGCACGTACCAGGGCGTCTCGCACCGCGTCGCCAACATGTACGTCGCGGTGCAGCTCACCCGATCGATGGCGTACTGGGCGGCGTGGGCGGTCAGCGCCGACGACGCCCAGGCCGACGAAGCGGTGGCCGCCGCCAAGGCGACCGCGGGAGAGAACTCGGTCTTCGCCTGCGAATCCGCGATCCAGGTCCACGGCGGCATCGGCTTCACCTACGAACACGTGCTGCACCGCTTCTACAAGCGGGCGCAGTGGATCAACGGCTTCGAAGGCGCCGCGCGCAAGCACCGCGAGGCGATCGCCGACACCCTCCTCGGCCCCGCCGCCTGAGCCAGGGCCGGCGGCGCGCTCTCCGTTGCGTCGAACGGGTGAATCAGGCGAAGCGGTTCGCCATCTCGATGACGTCTCGGACGTACCACCACGCGTGGTTGTAGGAGTAGATCGCGTCGTCGAGTGCTTGACCGCCCCGGCCGGCGCCGAC is part of the Mycobacteriales bacterium genome and encodes:
- a CDS encoding crosslink repair DNA glycosylase YcaQ family protein gives rise to the protein MTLAQARRIAIAAQGLGGHGPSRQRPTASVDRRHIRRILQHTGLFQIDSVNVLARAHYLPTYSRLGPYDPSVLDAMAYRRRELFEYWGHEAALLPVDLQPLLRWRMKRAEAGLGMWKGVARIAA
- a CDS encoding DUF4235 domain-containing protein, producing the protein MASSSDSGEAAAEAVASDNSGKLGHKLLAGVGAAATAAVARKALTSGWKKATGNEPPADPANPDVRWHEAAGWAAASAAVVAVARLVAQRRVAATWRRASGVLPPGMADEQNK
- a CDS encoding amidase family protein gives rise to the protein MSGDRPDAESVAYAGVAGQAELLRSGAITAVELVSLLLERIVRFEPTLNAFRLVLGEEALAAAAAADAARRDGDPRELLGVPIALKDNIALVDTASRYGTGSPEPTAAADDELVRRIRAAGMIIIGKTHMPELAMWAATESRHHGISRNPWDLSYVPGGSSGGSAAAVAAGLVPAAHATDGLGSIRIPASCCGLVGLKPTRDLLPAAPHWHGMSHAGFVTRSVRDTALLIDNLAEGSPRLVEAIAAAPASLRIATSLKGASPARAHPEIRAAHQRVATILADLGHTLVERDPSYGAALATANSLRYLGGVAQDLAALADPHATERRTRELAALGRRIPARAITWARTTGDDFGARMAAFFDDVDLLMTPTMPVLPRRAGELSRRGALRTLPLMLPCAAYTGAWNAAGLPAMSVPAATTAGGLPIGVQLIGPSGGEDLLVGVAAALESVIGWTDRRVVSPEAPARLA
- a CDS encoding alpha/beta fold hydrolase is translated as MQRGGAVRTLAAIPNLDALFTARLHQGVKSALADEQGAVVFNAPPVGAWTVGFDHGRVHLSRGRARNARAVITADPSTLASVLEGQISGVAAYLDHGLTVRGDLALALQMDGAFDVGERPSSHPVIKAANVLGARASYLEAGPADAPPVILIHGLGATNASMLPLVPDLARDHRVLAPDFPGFGASDAPRWRYRPGDLATWINAFADNVGARRPSLIGNSLGGRVALEVGMTTPEAVDRLVLLCPSPAFRRFREFAPLVRLVPPEALVAPVVLPHRAVVTVIRTLFADPERLPRPWYDSAADEFIRVMRDYRHRRAFFAAMRQIYLDEPYGEDGFWDRLPALGAPSLFVWGDRDWLVPFAFAEHVTRALPQAESVVLPDCGHVPQFEFPDETTNLIRTFLSA
- a CDS encoding DUF4193 domain-containing protein is translated as MATDYDTPRATDDEATEDSIEELKARRDAQAGAVDVDEADLAESLELPGADLSGEELTVRVVPKQADEFTCRRCFLVRHRSQLVDEKKGICAECAA
- a CDS encoding gamma carbonic anhydrase family protein, encoding MAIYALGDRVPTIADTAYIHPDATVIGAVTIGEYSSVWPASVLRGDYGEITIGDRTSIQDGTVIHATHDLFTHVGSDCVIGHNAHLEGCTIEDKSLVGSGSIVLHRAVVRSGGLVGAGAVVSNGTEVPSGAMALGIPAKIKPDSVTPEFIQLAVDVYVENAKRYPTLLRRLD
- a CDS encoding AMP-binding protein; this encodes MAVELATKPTGTSLQQLAEQSWQRLGPDALLIFEGETHTSGELARRTRRLAQGLVTAGLQPGDRVVLCMANCPEVGIAYNAIWRAGGVTTPVLFLLSDDELRHVLADSAAAFVVTTPDFLAKVQAAGAGLDTLRGVILATGEAAGTLSYAELESAEEGTLVERDPAEMAALLYTGGTTGRSKGVMLSHDAMSAAAWAAVTRSHDPELNVALTPLPLSHAYGLLVSTLGLHAPEPSDSILMRWFDPAGWVELAVKHRVTLGAVVPSMLQMLLSLPLEEYDLSSLRRLTSGGAPLLAETRAELARRLPDVEVMEGYGMTETAALISSSPPGAVRAGAVGIPVPGVELRLEKPDGTVAETGEDGEICVRGPVLMTGYWRSPEATAETIRDGWLHTGDVGRLDADGYLYVVDRLKDLIIRGGINVYPRDIEDAMLTHPDVVACGVVGKPDPTYGEEVVAFVQLRPGAAVDAAALVEWARGHINKAKYPREVRIVDAIPLTSVFKTDRKAMRKLL
- a CDS encoding acyl-CoA dehydrogenase family protein, with amino-acid sequence MDFRDTPEEAKFRAELRAWLESALPAGWADQAPTVGRWNEADSRAWSKKLYDAGYVGITWPKEYGGGGHPHEFQGIFLEESARASAPDHIGGIGLGMAGPTIIAWGSDEQKKRYLAPLLSGEEVWCQGFSEPGSGSDMGAAKTRAVLDGDEWVVNGQKVWSSWAHIADWCILVVRTDPEAEKHRGLSFLLVDMHSPGVEVRPLRQITGDPEFNEIFFTDVRVPRDSMLGQPGEGWNVAMTTLLHERGTLGFALTAGLEKAVNRLVQLAKETGPDGTRPADDPVVRDQIAQFWIDLQGLRFTNYRALTALQKTGVPGPEGSMAKLHWSETNQRLTSFAQNLLGLTAQLDGEGAVWDGFWTYNQLRSRGNTIEAGTSEILRNIIAERVVGLPKSR
- a CDS encoding acyl-CoA dehydrogenase family protein, with translation MDFAFSSDQELLRAAARDYLADRCPVERVVELAESPEGTDPADWKAIADLGWLDPELGLLEHAVIAEETGYALLPTPWWSTVALTWPLLDDELRDAVGSGERSVTLAWAEQGGPATIAAAAAGSATSAAGTQLTGTKVNVPDLTSVTDVIVVAADGLYAVDVAANPGVVIGRSTIDKTRRLGELHLDGTPARKLDASLGTLTEVRRRAIALAACEATGVGQRALDIAAAYTKERQQFGRIIGTYQGVSHRVANMYVAVQLTRSMAYWAAWAVSADDAQADEAVAAAKATAGENSVFACESAIQVHGGIGFTYEHVLHRFYKRAQWINGFEGAARKHREAIADTLLGPAA